The following is a genomic window from Crossiella equi.
CTCCCCCGGTTCGCGGCGCTTCCGCTCGGCCAGGGAGGCCAGGTAGCCGACGAAGTCGGCCATCGCGGCCATGGTGTCCTCGCCGCCGTGGATCATGCCGATGCGCTCGGACAGGTCGCGGAAGTGGTGGCGGTCCTCGTAGGGCACGCCCAGCAGCTCGCAGATCACCAGCACCGGCAGCGGGAAGGACAGGTGCTCGTGCAGGTCCACCGGCATGCCGGGGTTCCGGTCGGCCTCGGCCCGCATGGCGTCCAGGCACTGCTCGGTCAGCTCGCGCACCCGGCCGGAGAGCTTGCGCATGCGCCCGGCGGAGAAGGCGGGCATGAGCAGGGCGCGCAGGAAGGCGTGCTGGGCCTGCTCGGTCTCGAAGTCGCCCTCCGGCGCGGACAGCACGGCGGCGTCGGAGACGCGGGGCGCGTTCGCCGGGTCCGGGTGCGAGCGGCCGAAGCGCTTGTCGCCGAAGATCCGCTTGGCCTCGGCGTGCCGGGTGACCAGCCAGGCGGGGTCACCGGCGGGGCTGGTCACCCGCGCCAGGGGGCCCTGCCTGCGGAGCACGCGGTAGAGCGGGGCGATCTCCAGCACGTTGGCCCGGGGGAACGGCAGCACAGGGCGTTCGGTGGTGGTCATGGCTTTCTCCAGGTGTTCGGGTACGTCCGGGTCGCGGTCACCACACGACGGGGACCTGCGCCACCCCGCCGAGCAGGCGGTCGTGCTGCACGCGCAGCTCCGCCACCGGCACGGCCAGCCGGATGCCGGGGAAGCGGCGGAACAGCGAGGCCAGCGCGGTGCGCATCTCGGTGCGGGCCAGGCTGGCGCCGATGCAGTAGAAGGCGCCGTGCCCGAAGGCCAGGTGGCCCCGGGTGTCGCGGTGCGGGTCGAAGGTGTCCGCGTCCGGGAAGACGTCCTCGTCGCGGTTGGCCGAGCCGACCGAGACCAGCACCGCGTCCCCGGCCTCGATGACCACCCCGCCCAGCTCCAGGCGTTCGCGGGCGTACCGCAGCGCGCCGGTGCCCTCCGGCGCGGACAGCCGCAGGATCTCCTCCACGGTGGTCTCCACCTGGCCGTCCGGGTCGGCGGCGAAGGCCGTCCGGCGGGTCTCGTCGGCCAGCAGGAACAGCGCACCCAGGTCCAGGCGGTTGACCGTGGTCTCGTGCCCGGCGAAGAGCAGGCCCGCGGCCAGGCCGGTCATCTCCTGATCGCTGAAGTCCGGGTCGTCGGCCTGGGCGCGCACCAGGTCGGAGACCACGTCCTCGGCGGGCTCGTGGCGCTTCACCGCGGCCAGCGAGGCCATGTAGTCCATGAAGTCGGCCATCGCGGCCTCGGTGTCCTCGCCGCCGTGCATCATGCCCACCCGGTCGGAGAGCTCGCGGAAGAAGTCCCGGTCCTCGTAGGGCACGCCCAGCAGCTCGCAGATGACCAGCACGGGCAGCGGGAAGGACAGGTGCTCGTGCAGGTCGACCGGCTCGCCCCCACGGCCCGCCTCGGCCAGCCCGTCCAGGCAGGCGTCGGTCAGCTCCTGCACCCGTGCGGCCAGGCGGCGCATGCGGCTGGCGGAGAAGGAGGACATGGTGATCTTGCGGAACCGGGCGTGCCCGGCGTGCTCGGTCTCGTAGTCGCCGTGCGGGCCGCCCAGGATGGCCGCGTCGGAGACCTTCGCGGCCACCGCCGGGTTGGGGTGCGAGCGGCCGAAGCGCTGGTCGGAGAACACCGCGCGGGCCTCGGCGTAGCGGCTGACCAGCCAGGCCGGGTCCCCGGCGGGCGTGGTCACCCTCGTCACCGGGGCCTCGCGACGGAGCACGCGGTACAGCGGCGCGATCTCCAGCACGTTCGGCCGCTCGAACGGCAGCTGCGGGGTGGTCTGGCCGGTGGCGGTCATGCCTGGCTCCTCGTCGGGCTCGTGCGGTCCAGCCAGTCCGCGACCAGTGCGGCCGCGGCGGGCGCGTGCTCCTCCAGGAGCGTGTAGTGGTCACCCGGGGTGGTGCGCACCTCGGCGGCGGGGGCGACGGGCGGGGCCGAGTCGGGTGGCAGCAGCGGCACCTCGGCGTGCACGGCCAGCACCGGTACCGGCAGCTCGCGCACCGGCGGGGTGGCGAACAGGTCGCAGTTCCAGGTCATCGCGGTCAGCCCGGCGCCGGTGAGGCCGCGCACGAGGTCGCGGCGGGCGGTCAGCCCGCGCACCACCTCGCCGACGAAGCCCACCTGTTCCTCCGGTGCGGGCAGGTGCGTGTCCAGCAGCACCACCGCGTCCGGGCCGGTGCCCCGGCGGTGCAGCAGGTCGGCCACGGCCAGGGCGAGCAGGCCGCCGGAGGAGTAGCCGACGAGCGTGAACGGCTGGCCGCCGGTGCGCTGCGCGATGCGGTCGGCCTGCACGGCGGTGAGCACCTCGGCGGACTCGGCCAGCGGTTCGCCGTCCAGGAAGCCGGGGGTGGCCAGCACGTCCACCGGGCGCTGGCCCCGGAACCCGGCGGCGAAGCGGGCGTAGGTGTGCGGTCCGGCCATCGGCACCAGCGGGGCCAGGCACACCAGGCGCGGCCCGGTGCCGCCCGCGCTGAGCGGGGTGCAGGCCGGGGTACCGGGTTCGGTGCTGAACCGGGGGCGGTTGCGGGCGACCGTGCGCAGCAGCTCGAAGGCCCGTTCGCCCTCGCCCCGCTCGAACGCGGTGGTGGCCAGGTCGGCGATCAGGTCGGTCGCCGGGGCTTCTGGGGCCGGGGTGGCGCCGGTGCCCAGTTCGGTGTGCAGG
Proteins encoded in this region:
- a CDS encoding cytochrome P450, whose protein sequence is MTTTERPVLPFPRANVLEIAPLYRVLRRQGPLARVTSPAGDPAWLVTRHAEAKRIFGDKRFGRSHPDPANAPRVSDAAVLSAPEGDFETEQAQHAFLRALLMPAFSAGRMRKLSGRVRELTEQCLDAMRAEADRNPGMPVDLHEHLSFPLPVLVICELLGVPYEDRHHFRDLSERIGMIHGGEDTMAAMADFVGYLASLAERKRREPGEDVVSDMVRAQAQTPGFGDQQLAEVAVALLFAGHETTVNRIDVGVLLLLADPDRRDAFAADPEGQAKGTVEEVLRIATPEALGTLRYAREDVDLDGVLVGKGDAVIISLAAANRDEDVFADPDAFDPHRSPNPHLAFGHGGFFCLGATLARVEMQVALSCLFTRFPRLRLAVPVDGLRLQHERLLGGVDEVPVLW
- a CDS encoding cytochrome P450; the encoded protein is MTATGQTTPQLPFERPNVLEIAPLYRVLRREAPVTRVTTPAGDPAWLVSRYAEARAVFSDQRFGRSHPNPAVAAKVSDAAILGGPHGDYETEHAGHARFRKITMSSFSASRMRRLAARVQELTDACLDGLAEAGRGGEPVDLHEHLSFPLPVLVICELLGVPYEDRDFFRELSDRVGMMHGGEDTEAAMADFMDYMASLAAVKRHEPAEDVVSDLVRAQADDPDFSDQEMTGLAAGLLFAGHETTVNRLDLGALFLLADETRRTAFAADPDGQVETTVEEILRLSAPEGTGALRYARERLELGGVVIEAGDAVLVSVGSANRDEDVFPDADTFDPHRDTRGHLAFGHGAFYCIGASLARTEMRTALASLFRRFPGIRLAVPVAELRVQHDRLLGGVAQVPVVW